Proteins from a genomic interval of Amycolatopsis sp. cg13:
- a CDS encoding SPFH domain-containing protein — protein MEIWVIVVIAVVAVILLFGLLRILYKVAEPNEALIISGWGVRVERTETADSLGFKIITGRGVNVLPGFQTARRLSLDTRGVNLQVSCVTKQGLPVTVRAVVIYKVGDDFASIANAARRFLDQQKGMNDTIHELFSGHLRSIVGGLTIEEMIHNRDALTGEVRQSSATEMIKLGLIVDSLQIQEIDDESGYIVNLGKPHAAAIAAAARIAEAQRDQEATEAEQISAARKAGAIRESQIQQAGYQAEVDQAKAKASQSGPLAEATARQEVVVQETRAAELEAALSEQRLQSQVRKPADAKAYETRTTADAERDAQIARAQAQAKETELRAGADATRVKTAADAEAQATKARAEASASATKATGEAEAAAAKAKGLADAEAAKAKGLAEAEAAKAKGLAEAEAIKARAAALAENQEAVVAQQLAERWPEIVEAGAQAFSNVDHMVVLNGADGMSDMFTKALSLGGTGLGLARQLMDAMGAKKPDSDGSLAPRED, from the coding sequence ATGGAAATCTGGGTCATCGTGGTGATCGCGGTCGTGGCCGTGATCCTGCTGTTCGGGCTCCTGCGGATCCTGTACAAGGTGGCGGAGCCGAACGAGGCGCTCATCATCTCCGGCTGGGGCGTCCGGGTCGAGCGCACCGAAACGGCCGACAGCCTCGGGTTCAAGATCATCACCGGCCGCGGCGTGAACGTGCTGCCGGGCTTCCAGACCGCGCGCAGGCTGTCGCTGGACACCCGAGGGGTGAACCTGCAGGTCTCGTGCGTGACGAAACAGGGTCTTCCGGTCACCGTGCGCGCGGTCGTGATCTACAAGGTCGGCGACGATTTCGCCTCGATCGCGAACGCCGCCCGCCGGTTCCTCGACCAGCAGAAGGGCATGAACGACACCATCCACGAGCTGTTCTCCGGGCATCTGCGCTCGATCGTGGGCGGGCTGACCATCGAGGAGATGATCCACAACCGCGACGCGCTGACCGGCGAGGTCCGCCAGTCGTCGGCGACCGAGATGATCAAGCTCGGGCTGATCGTGGACTCGCTGCAGATCCAGGAGATCGACGACGAGTCCGGCTACATCGTCAACCTCGGCAAACCGCACGCGGCCGCGATCGCCGCCGCGGCGCGGATCGCCGAGGCGCAGCGCGACCAGGAGGCCACCGAGGCCGAGCAGATCTCCGCCGCGCGCAAGGCGGGCGCGATCCGGGAAAGCCAGATCCAGCAGGCCGGGTACCAGGCCGAGGTGGACCAGGCCAAGGCGAAGGCGAGCCAGTCCGGTCCGCTGGCCGAGGCGACCGCGCGCCAGGAGGTCGTGGTCCAGGAGACCAGGGCCGCGGAACTCGAGGCGGCGCTGTCCGAGCAGCGGCTGCAGTCGCAGGTCCGCAAACCGGCCGACGCGAAGGCGTACGAAACGCGCACCACGGCGGACGCGGAACGCGACGCGCAAATCGCCCGCGCGCAGGCACAGGCGAAGGAAACCGAGCTGCGGGCGGGCGCGGACGCGACCCGGGTCAAGACCGCGGCGGACGCCGAAGCGCAGGCGACGAAGGCCCGCGCGGAAGCCAGCGCGAGCGCGACGAAGGCCACTGGTGAGGCCGAAGCGGCCGCGGCCAAGGCGAAGGGCCTCGCGGACGCGGAGGCGGCGAAGGCCAAGGGTCTGGCCGAAGCCGAAGCGGCGAAAGCGAAGGGGCTCGCCGAGGCCGAGGCGATCAAGGCGCGCGCGGCCGCACTGGCGGAGAACCAGGAGGCTGTGGTAGCACAACAGCTGGCCGAGCGCTGGCCGGAGATCGTCGAAGCCGGCGCGCAGGCCTTCAGCAATGTCGACCACATGGTGGTCCTGAACGGCGCGGACGGGATGTCGGACATGTTCACCAAGGCGCTCTCCCTCGGCGGCACGGGCCTCGGCCTCGCCCGCCAGCTGATGGACGCCATGGGCGCCAAGAAGCCGGACTCCGACGGCAGTCTCGCCCCTCGCGAGGACTGA